From Romeriopsis navalis LEGE 11480, a single genomic window includes:
- a CDS encoding YraN family protein translates to MDTLTTGEIGENLVATWLQSQQYVILQRRWRCRLGELDLIAAAPDQTIALIEVKTRSTQNWDIDGLLAISPSKQRKLWKTAEQFIMEHPQWSERPYRFDVALVTHSRAALMTPALFTRIQQQQHFSLHTYLENAFAG, encoded by the coding sequence ATGGATACACTCACAACTGGCGAAATCGGCGAAAATCTTGTTGCCACATGGCTCCAGTCGCAACAATACGTAATTCTTCAACGACGTTGGCGGTGCCGTTTGGGCGAACTGGATCTGATCGCGGCGGCGCCCGACCAAACCATCGCCTTAATTGAAGTCAAAACCCGTAGTACGCAAAATTGGGATATCGACGGCTTGCTCGCAATTTCCCCCAGCAAGCAAAGGAAGCTATGGAAAACGGCCGAGCAATTTATTATGGAACATCCGCAATGGTCCGAACGGCCTTACCGCTTCGACGTGGCACTCGTTACGCACAGTCGTGCCGCCTTGATGACCCCAGCCTTATTCACGCGTATCCAGCAGCAACAACATTTCAGCCTACATACTTATCTCGAAAATGCCTTTGCTGGTTAA
- a CDS encoding pentapeptide repeat-containing protein: MNCRDRVLVWMQPVRVIVLTILVILVCTVGVVPSALAVSYNKETLEGQDFSNRDLKNASFTKASVRDVNFSGSDLTGVSFFSANLERANMTGANLTNSTLDTARITQTNLTNAILEGAFAFNTKFDGAVIDGADFTDAQMRDDTRLLLCKAAKGVNPVTQRNTRETLFCDE, from the coding sequence ATGAATTGCCGCGATCGAGTATTGGTTTGGATGCAGCCGGTCCGAGTGATTGTCCTGACTATCCTGGTTATTTTGGTCTGTACTGTGGGGGTCGTGCCTTCCGCATTGGCCGTTTCCTACAACAAAGAAACCCTTGAGGGCCAAGATTTCTCGAATCGTGATTTGAAGAATGCCAGCTTTACCAAAGCCAGTGTCCGCGATGTGAATTTTTCGGGTTCCGATTTGACCGGCGTCAGCTTTTTTTCCGCGAATTTGGAGCGGGCAAATATGACCGGGGCGAACCTGACCAATAGCACCCTCGATACCGCCCGGATTACCCAGACCAATTTGACCAATGCAATTCTGGAAGGGGCGTTTGCCTTTAATACGAAGTTTGATGGGGCTGTGATTGATGGGGCTGACTTTACTGACGCTCAAATGCGTGATGATACGCGGCTTCTGCTTTGTAAGGCGGCTAAAGGGGTGAACCCGGTGACGCAGCGGAACACGCGCGAAACATTATTTTGTGATGAGTAG
- the dnaG gene encoding DNA primase, with amino-acid sequence MSNIPRLHPDTISEVKDRADIYDVVSEQVVLKRQGKDYVGFCPFHDDKRNPSFTVSPSKQFYYCFSCGAGGNAIKFMMEIGKRQFSEVVLDLAKKYQVPVKTLEPAQRQELQRQLSVREQLYEILALTAKFYEHALAQPQGHGALNYLLHDRQMRPEIIQQFQLGYAPGGWSTLHGYLVEQKNYPVKLVEQAGLIVPRKENSGYYDRFRDRLMIPIWDTQGRVIGFGGRALGDDKPKYLNSPETDLFDKGKTLYGLDRAKAAIAKQDCAVVVEGYFDVIALHAAGITNAVASLGTALSQYQVKMLLRYTEHKKIVFNFDADGAGVKAAERAIGEVASLAYQDAVKLHILNIPNGKDPDDFLKIHAAADYQKLLEVAPRWLEWQIQNVIGGRDLSKAGHLQEVTEAIAKLLGSITNPSTRTDYIKECAEMLSLGKSWRVRQLEEDLRLQVKGHRWHGRSQRWQTPADRSLLEESESQLLRLYLHAPQYRSSIVESLEERDLEFSQTHHRFLWQQILDIESQYPISVQFEAEDGPDLLSMMRDRCTEFPNEMNRVYWMFELDEKTSSDIQRAPLAIRTSLAAIERVMCEKRRRHFLDLWKTTDFVSNPDLGQYYQQKVYAEDQRIKELDHQRQVQFNDLVQMPWTGEASIS; translated from the coding sequence ATGAGCAATATCCCCCGCCTGCATCCCGACACAATTTCTGAGGTCAAAGACCGCGCCGACATTTATGATGTCGTCTCTGAACAGGTCGTCCTCAAACGCCAAGGCAAAGATTACGTTGGCTTCTGTCCCTTCCACGACGACAAACGCAATCCCAGCTTCACCGTTTCACCTTCCAAACAGTTTTACTACTGCTTTAGCTGCGGGGCCGGGGGCAATGCCATCAAGTTCATGATGGAAATTGGCAAACGGCAGTTTAGCGAAGTGGTCTTAGACCTAGCCAAGAAATACCAGGTGCCGGTTAAGACGTTAGAACCCGCCCAACGCCAAGAACTCCAGCGCCAGCTTTCGGTACGCGAGCAACTCTACGAAATCCTCGCCCTGACCGCCAAGTTTTACGAACATGCCCTGGCCCAACCGCAGGGTCACGGTGCCCTGAATTACCTGCTGCACGATCGTCAGATGCGGCCGGAAATCATCCAGCAGTTTCAACTGGGTTATGCTCCCGGTGGTTGGTCAACGCTCCACGGCTATTTGGTCGAACAAAAAAACTACCCAGTCAAGCTGGTCGAACAAGCCGGACTGATCGTGCCGCGCAAGGAAAACAGTGGTTATTACGATCGATTCCGCGATCGGCTGATGATTCCGATTTGGGATACCCAAGGTCGGGTGATTGGCTTTGGGGGACGTGCCCTTGGAGATGACAAACCGAAGTATCTCAACTCGCCTGAAACCGATCTGTTTGATAAAGGTAAAACCCTCTACGGTTTAGACCGCGCCAAGGCGGCGATCGCCAAGCAAGATTGTGCCGTTGTGGTCGAGGGTTACTTCGATGTAATTGCGCTGCATGCCGCTGGGATAACCAATGCCGTTGCTTCTTTAGGGACAGCGCTGAGTCAGTATCAAGTCAAGATGCTACTGCGCTATACCGAGCACAAAAAGATTGTGTTTAACTTCGACGCCGACGGAGCCGGGGTAAAGGCGGCGGAACGGGCGATCGGAGAAGTAGCCAGCTTGGCCTATCAAGATGCGGTCAAACTGCATATTCTGAATATTCCCAACGGCAAGGATCCCGACGATTTTCTCAAGATTCATGCCGCTGCCGATTATCAAAAACTGCTCGAGGTCGCCCCTCGCTGGTTGGAATGGCAAATCCAGAATGTGATCGGCGGACGCGATCTGAGCAAAGCCGGACATTTACAGGAAGTCACCGAAGCGATCGCCAAACTCCTCGGCAGCATTACCAATCCGAGCACCCGCACCGACTACATCAAAGAATGTGCAGAAATGCTCAGCCTGGGCAAGAGCTGGCGGGTGCGGCAACTCGAAGAAGATTTGCGCCTCCAAGTCAAAGGTCATCGGTGGCATGGCCGGTCGCAGCGCTGGCAAACGCCAGCTGATCGCTCCCTGCTTGAAGAATCCGAATCACAGCTTCTCCGGCTGTATCTACATGCGCCGCAATACCGCAGTTCGATCGTCGAATCTCTGGAAGAACGGGATTTGGAGTTTAGTCAAACCCACCACCGTTTCCTGTGGCAACAGATCCTTGATATCGAATCTCAGTATCCTATCTCGGTACAATTTGAAGCCGAGGATGGTCCCGACTTACTTTCGATGATGCGCGATCGCTGCACCGAATTTCCCAATGAAATGAACCGCGTCTACTGGATGTTCGAATTAGATGAAAAAACCAGCAGCGATATTCAGCGGGCTCCCTTAGCCATTCGCACATCACTGGCGGCGATCGAGCGGGTCATGTGCGAGAAGCGTCGTCGTCACTTCTTGGATTTGTGGAAGACAACCGACTTTGTGAGCAACCCCGACTTAGGCCAGTATTACCAACAGAAAGTGTATGCGGAAGATCAACGCATCAAAGAACTCGATCATCAACGCCAGGTCCAATTCAACGATTTGGTCCAAATGCCTTGGACGGGAGAAGCATCGATTTCCTAG
- a CDS encoding type II toxin-antitoxin system death-on-curing family toxin, producing the protein MPTPRFLTLEDILRLHTRQIERFGGSSDVRDMGLLESAIAQPAASFSGELLHPTLPAQAAAYLYHIAKNHPFIDGNKRTAFAVADVFIRINRFRLSLSPSQVYELVIQVAQSDITKTALTERLEETIVPKNSG; encoded by the coding sequence TTGCCAACTCCTAGATTTCTCACTCTAGAAGATATTTTACGACTCCATACTCGTCAGATTGAACGATTCGGCGGCTCCAGTGATGTACGCGATATGGGACTGCTAGAATCAGCAATCGCCCAACCCGCCGCCAGCTTCAGCGGTGAATTACTTCACCCAACTTTGCCGGCACAAGCCGCTGCCTATCTGTATCACATTGCCAAGAATCATCCCTTCATTGACGGCAATAAACGCACCGCATTTGCTGTAGCTGACGTGTTCATTCGCATCAACAGATTTCGGCTCTCCCTATCACCATCACAAGTCTACGAATTAGTCATCCAAGTTGCCCAAAGCGACATCACGAAAACCGCCCTGACAGAAAGGCTTGAGGAGACGATCGTCCCCAAAAATTCAGGATGA
- the cbiT gene encoding precorrin-6Y C5,15-methyltransferase subunit CbiT, with translation MSLWNCVTPGIPDNLFEMIDGIPMSQREIRLLLLSHLQLTANSVLWDIGAGTGTIPVEAGLLCPQGKIIAVERDEEVASLIQRNCDRFGVTNVEIVTGSAPDCLSEIDGAPDRVCIEGSKSIQDTLAAVWQSLQPNGRIVTTANSLDNLYQVSESFTALQVQNMEVVQASMNRLEKRGTSQAFVAVNPIFILSGQKSDS, from the coding sequence ATGTCCCTTTGGAATTGCGTCACACCGGGTATCCCGGATAATTTATTCGAGATGATTGATGGGATTCCCATGAGTCAACGGGAAATCCGACTACTGCTGCTATCCCACCTACAATTAACCGCCAATTCCGTCCTGTGGGATATCGGTGCCGGCACTGGCACAATTCCGGTAGAAGCCGGTTTACTCTGCCCCCAAGGCAAGATTATCGCCGTCGAGCGGGATGAAGAAGTCGCCAGTCTGATTCAACGCAACTGCGATCGCTTTGGCGTGACGAACGTTGAGATCGTGACCGGCAGTGCCCCAGATTGTTTGAGTGAGATTGATGGTGCGCCCGATCGAGTCTGTATCGAGGGCAGCAAATCGATTCAAGATACCCTTGCCGCCGTTTGGCAATCACTTCAACCCAACGGACGCATCGTCACCACCGCAAATAGTCTAGACAATCTCTACCAAGTCTCAGAAAGCTTCACCGCATTGCAGGTGCAAAATATGGAAGTCGTCCAAGCCTCAATGAATCGGCTGGAAAAACGGGGTACTTCCCAAGCCTTTGTCGCGGTCAATCCGATCTTTATTCTTAGTGGTCAGAAGTCCGATAGCTAG